TCTTTTCTCGCTTTGGCTTTAACAAGACCACAATGGATGAAATAGCCAAGGCAGCGCGCATGGGTAAAGCAACTCTCTATCACTATTTTCGCGACAAGGAACAACTATTTTACGAGGTTGTTCGAAACGAGGCAAAAACGATGCAGGATGCTATAGCGAATGACATTCAAGATATAACCGACCCTAAAGAACGACTTCGAGTTTATATGACTGTCCGAATAGAGTATCTGAATAAATTTGCTATAGCGTACTCGGCATTAAGAGATGAATATCTTGAATATTTACCCAGCATAAAAAAGTTCCGCGCTGATTTTATAGCTTATGAAATGCGAGTACTCACTTCAATTTTCCAGGATGGTGTTGATAAAAAGATATTTTCTATAATCAATATTCATGAAATTGTAAAAATATTCATTATTACCCTGCGTGGTATAGAGATATCTCTGATTGCCGATTCAGGGTTGAGCATTGATAAACAGCAAATAGACTTATTAACAAATATGATGTTGTTTGGAATATGCAAATAAAAAAAATCTCACGTACTCGACTAAAATACATAATTGGTCGAAATATCTATAAACAAGGAAATCGAGGAGTGCAATTATGTATACTCGTCACCTTAAAATAAAACTACTGATATTGATATTATTCACTGTGTCCACCAACTCAACTATCACAGCAAATCCGAAGATTACATTGAAAAAACTGCAGGATGATTCTTTATCTATTGGGCTTGCTCTCAGCG
This genomic stretch from Candidatus Neomarinimicrobiota bacterium harbors:
- a CDS encoding TetR/AcrR family transcriptional regulator; this encodes MKNKRDQKKQTILAVAQKFFSRFGFNKTTMDEIAKAARMGKATLYHYFRDKEQLFYEVVRNEAKTMQDAIANDIQDITDPKERLRVYMTVRIEYLNKFAIAYSALRDEYLEYLPSIKKFRADFIAYEMRVLTSIFQDGVDKKIFSIINIHEIVKIFIITLRGIEISLIADSGLSIDKQQIDLLTNMMLFGICK